From the genome of Anaerolineales bacterium, one region includes:
- a CDS encoding SUMF1/EgtB/PvdO family nonheme iron enzyme, translating to MYEAGSAAGNKPIGADWRGLENHPAADCDWNDAAPYCRWAGRRLPGEVEWEKAVRGTDGRGCPRGINPRTAIRRISPTRTSTWIGRMCKSTTGTGSHPRRASPYGALDKAGNVWE from the coding sequence ATCTACGAGGCCGGGTCCGCCGCGGGGAATAAACCGATCGGGGCGGATTGGCGGGGATTGGAAAACCATCCGGCGGCGGATTGTGACTGGAACGATGCGGCGCCTTATTGCCGATGGGCGGGCCGGCGGCTTCCCGGCGAGGTGGAATGGGAAAAAGCTGTCCGCGGAACGGATGGGCGCGGCTGCCCCCGGGGAATCAACCCCCGGACGGCGATTAGGCGAATTTCACCGACGCGAACATCAACCTGGATTGGACGGATGTGCAAATCGACGACGGGTACGGGTTCGCATCCTCGGCGGGCATCCCCGTATGGCGCATTGGATAAGGCGGGAAATGTGTGGGAATAG
- a CDS encoding MoxR family ATPase, with protein sequence MDSAHTLARRLIENVTRVIFGKDDVVELAVAGLLAQGHLLIEDVPGVGKTVLAKSIARSLGCSFNRLQFTPDMLPSDVTGVSIWNPQTREFEFRPGPLMAEIVLADEINRATPKTQAALLEAMEERQLTVDGVTHALPPLFQVLATQNPIEHEGTYPLPEAQMDRFLMRITVGYPPAAEEERVVESQQIKHPIEDLAAVAGAQDVLEAQKEVRGVHIERGVRQYIVDLVSRTRTLSDVHLGASPRGSLGLARAAQARAILAGRDYVAPDDVKAVAAPVLAHRLLLSPSARLKGVTPKSLIEGIIENTMVPGNI encoded by the coding sequence ATGGATTCCGCCCACACCCTTGCCCGCCGCCTGATCGAAAACGTCACCCGCGTCATCTTCGGCAAAGACGACGTGGTGGAACTGGCCGTCGCCGGATTGCTCGCCCAGGGTCACCTGCTGATCGAGGACGTCCCCGGGGTGGGCAAAACCGTGCTGGCCAAAAGCATCGCCCGCTCCCTGGGTTGCAGCTTCAACCGCCTGCAGTTCACCCCCGACATGCTGCCCAGCGACGTTACCGGGGTTTCGATCTGGAACCCGCAAACGCGCGAATTCGAATTCCGGCCCGGGCCGCTGATGGCGGAAATCGTCCTGGCCGACGAGATCAACCGGGCCACGCCGAAAACCCAGGCGGCGCTGTTGGAGGCGATGGAGGAGCGCCAGTTGACGGTCGATGGCGTGACCCACGCCTTGCCGCCGCTGTTCCAGGTGCTCGCGACCCAAAATCCGATCGAGCACGAAGGCACCTACCCCCTGCCCGAAGCGCAGATGGACCGGTTCCTGATGCGGATCACCGTCGGCTATCCGCCGGCGGCGGAAGAAGAGCGGGTGGTGGAAAGCCAGCAGATCAAACACCCGATCGAAGACCTTGCGGCGGTCGCCGGCGCGCAAGACGTCCTCGAAGCCCAGAAGGAAGTCCGCGGTGTGCATATCGAACGCGGGGTGAGGCAATACATCGTGGACCTGGTCTCGCGGACCCGGACCCTATCCGACGTGCACCTGGGGGCCAGCCCGCGCGGCAGCCTGGGCCTGGCACGCGCCGCGCAGGCGCGGGCCATCCTCGCCGGGCGGGACTACGTCGCTCCCGACGACGTCAAGGCGGTCGCCGCCCCGGTCCTGGCTCACCGCCTGCTGCTGTCCCCGTCGGCGCGGTTGAAAGGCGTCACCCCGAAGTCGCTGATCGAAGGGATCATCGAAAACACGATGGTGCCGGGAAACATCTGA
- a CDS encoding sensor histidine kinase has product MKRIHTFAARLQSLWGPHSEWPFMLFLTFVFIFIYVWTVISSSRLCDPVVLTAFTVLFIAHLFLHWISIWWLKKNWSVWAYIAIQAAIVFTLVSFAGELGALVGLYLGLIGEAAGMFTGAWWKNVIIILCILALSVVSFFWVLPQGDIFWWTLAILPMTAFVIIYVVLYSRQADARIKAQELLVELEAANRRLTEYADEIEDLTLANERQRMARELHDTLAQGLAGLILQLEAADSHLGGGRAARAQGIVQQAMTRARATLAEARRAIDGLRADPPGGLEEAVRTEIGHFTSASGLPCALEFSITGKIPEETAELVLRTVSEGLTNIARHAQARRASVCLRGGADSLSLEVVDDGIGFNAAAEEDRAGHYGLIGLRERVRIAGGTLQILSAEGQGTSIAIRIPIPGE; this is encoded by the coding sequence ATGAAAAGGATCCACACCTTCGCCGCGCGCCTGCAATCGCTGTGGGGGCCCCATTCCGAATGGCCGTTCATGTTGTTCCTGACATTCGTGTTCATCTTCATCTATGTCTGGACGGTCATCTCGTCTTCACGCCTATGCGACCCCGTCGTGCTGACAGCCTTTACCGTCCTCTTCATCGCCCATCTATTCCTTCATTGGATCAGCATCTGGTGGCTGAAAAAGAACTGGAGCGTCTGGGCCTACATTGCGATCCAGGCGGCGATCGTTTTCACCCTGGTCTCCTTCGCCGGAGAGCTCGGGGCGCTGGTCGGGCTGTATCTCGGATTGATCGGCGAAGCCGCGGGGATGTTCACCGGCGCCTGGTGGAAAAATGTCATCATCATCCTATGCATCCTCGCGCTTTCCGTTGTGAGCTTTTTTTGGGTGCTGCCGCAGGGGGATATCTTCTGGTGGACGCTCGCCATTCTCCCGATGACGGCCTTCGTCATCATCTACGTGGTGCTTTACAGCCGCCAGGCCGACGCGCGCATCAAAGCCCAGGAGCTGCTCGTCGAGTTGGAGGCCGCCAACCGCCGCCTGACGGAGTACGCCGATGAAATCGAAGACCTGACCTTGGCGAACGAACGCCAGCGCATGGCGCGCGAATTGCACGACACGCTGGCCCAGGGACTGGCCGGATTGATTCTCCAATTGGAAGCCGCGGATTCGCACCTGGGCGGCGGCCGGGCCGCCCGGGCGCAGGGAATCGTCCAGCAGGCGATGACCCGCGCCCGCGCCACGCTGGCCGAAGCCCGCCGGGCGATCGACGGATTGCGCGCCGATCCGCCGGGCGGCCTGGAAGAGGCCGTGCGAACCGAGATCGGGCATTTCACGTCCGCCTCGGGCCTGCCTTGCGCGCTCGAGTTTTCGATCACCGGAAAGATCCCCGAGGAAACCGCGGAGCTTGTCCTGCGGACGGTCTCCGAGGGCCTGACCAACATCGCCCGGCACGCGCAAGCCCGCCGGGCGTCGGTCTGCCTGCGGGGCGGCGCGGATTCGCTTTCCCTGGAAGTCGTGGACGACGGCATCGGGTTCAACGCCGCAGCCGAGGAAGACCGCGCCGGCCACTACGGATTGATCGGTTTGCGGGAACGGGTCCGGATTGCCGGAGGAACACTGCAAATCCTCAGCGCGGAAGGACAAGGCACATCGATCGCCATCCGCATCCCCATCCCCGGAGAGTGA
- a CDS encoding ABC transporter ATP-binding protein, producing MEQTILVQELRKSFGSVHAVDGVSFSAGRGEIFSLLGPNGAGKTTTISMLAGLLRPDSGDAALLGNSIRSRSAQARAVLGVVPQEVALYMDLSARENLSFWGKMYNLRGKQLNRRIDEILGIIGLEERQKGRVGSFSGGMKRRVNIGVALLHQPPIVIMDEPTVGIDPQSRRHILDAVKQLRGRGMTVLYTTHYMEEAEELSDRIAIMDQGRIIASGTNADLVKLVGQDTRIELAVNAESARVLELWRSIEGVRGASADDGRITVLAADSHAVLPRLFESAAARGARITSLEIREPNLEAVFLHLTGRALRE from the coding sequence ATGGAGCAAACCATACTCGTTCAGGAGTTGCGGAAGTCGTTCGGCTCCGTCCATGCCGTGGACGGAGTGAGTTTTTCGGCGGGGCGCGGCGAAATTTTCAGCCTGCTCGGCCCGAACGGCGCCGGCAAGACCACCACCATCTCGATGCTCGCCGGCCTGCTGCGCCCGGATTCGGGCGACGCCGCACTGCTGGGAAATTCCATCCGCAGCCGGTCGGCGCAGGCTCGGGCGGTCCTCGGCGTCGTCCCCCAGGAGGTCGCGCTCTACATGGACCTTTCGGCGCGCGAGAACCTCTCGTTCTGGGGGAAGATGTATAACCTGCGCGGAAAACAGCTGAACCGCCGGATCGATGAGATCCTCGGGATCATCGGACTGGAGGAGCGCCAGAAGGGGCGGGTGGGATCCTTCTCGGGCGGGATGAAGCGGCGGGTCAACATCGGCGTGGCGCTGCTGCACCAGCCGCCGATCGTCATCATGGACGAACCGACTGTCGGGATCGACCCGCAAAGCCGGCGCCACATTCTCGACGCCGTGAAGCAACTGCGCGGACGGGGGATGACCGTCCTCTATACCACCCATTATATGGAAGAGGCGGAGGAACTTTCCGACCGGATCGCGATCATGGACCAGGGGCGGATCATCGCCAGCGGGACGAACGCGGACCTGGTGAAGCTGGTCGGCCAGGATACACGGATCGAGTTGGCGGTGAACGCCGAATCCGCGCGCGTGCTCGAGCTGTGGCGCTCGATCGAAGGCGTCCGCGGCGCGTCGGCGGATGACGGGCGCATCACCGTCCTGGCCGCCGACAGCCACGCGGTTCTGCCGCGGTTGTTCGAAAGCGCCGCCGCGCGCGGCGCGCGCATCACCTCGCTGGAAATCCGCGAGCCGAATCTGGAGGCGGTCTTCCTGCACCTGACGGGAAGAGCGCTTCGCGAATGA
- a CDS encoding ABC transporter permease — translation MGTLWIVAWKDIRRAARSVFLLVFALVIPLLTAGVFYAAFGGVSFGDESAAVPKPRVLVVNLDPAGETATLLEGLLAGDDLAAVWDAAREPDPAAARAAVDRGEASAAVIIPAGFSAAVQYAKQAAAVELYQDPAQTVGSAIVRLVVAQVLDGIAGGRVAVAASGKALAARSIPLDDRTASRIGAQYAAWVQAEAGAGLGEAWLEVQSVAGAKQAQGDLLTQMISTIMVMMMIFFCFFTGASAAQSILQEQEDGTLPRLFTTPGRRSAILGGKMLSVLLILSIQLFVLLAVSALAFGIRWGDLASVASAAAATAVLSASFALFLTSFLKSTKQAGMVYGVVVNLIGWIGISRLFAQLVPGLEELSSYADVVSLVSPHGWAVRIWQESMGGQPVWITLAAMMAVSLILFGVGVHNFNRRFAG, via the coding sequence ATGGGAACTCTTTGGATTGTTGCCTGGAAAGACATCCGGCGGGCGGCGCGGTCCGTCTTCCTGCTGGTGTTTGCGCTGGTTATTCCGCTGTTGACCGCCGGGGTGTTTTATGCGGCCTTCGGCGGGGTCTCCTTCGGAGACGAAAGCGCCGCCGTACCCAAGCCCCGGGTGCTGGTGGTCAACCTGGATCCGGCCGGCGAAACCGCGACCCTGCTTGAAGGCCTGCTGGCCGGGGATGATCTTGCCGCCGTCTGGGACGCCGCGCGCGAGCCCGATCCGGCGGCGGCGCGGGCCGCGGTCGATCGGGGCGAGGCGTCGGCCGCGGTCATCATCCCCGCGGGTTTCTCGGCCGCGGTGCAGTATGCAAAACAGGCGGCCGCGGTCGAGCTGTACCAGGATCCGGCGCAGACGGTCGGCTCGGCGATCGTCCGGTTGGTCGTCGCCCAGGTGCTGGATGGAATCGCGGGCGGGCGGGTGGCCGTAGCGGCTTCCGGCAAGGCCCTCGCCGCCCGCTCGATTCCACTCGATGACCGGACGGCGTCCCGGATCGGCGCGCAGTACGCGGCTTGGGTGCAGGCGGAGGCGGGCGCCGGCTTGGGGGAGGCTTGGCTTGAGGTGCAATCCGTCGCCGGCGCGAAACAGGCACAAGGCGACCTCCTGACGCAGATGATTTCGACGATCATGGTCATGATGATGATCTTTTTTTGCTTCTTCACCGGCGCGTCGGCGGCGCAATCCATCCTTCAGGAGCAGGAGGATGGCACCCTTCCGCGCCTCTTCACCACGCCCGGGCGGCGTTCGGCGATCCTGGGCGGGAAAATGCTTTCCGTTCTCCTGATCCTGTCGATCCAGCTGTTTGTCCTCTTGGCGGTTTCCGCCCTGGCGTTCGGGATCCGCTGGGGGGATTTGGCCTCCGTCGCCTCGGCGGCGGCCGCCACGGCGGTGCTCAGCGCCTCGTTCGCCCTCTTCCTGACGTCGTTTCTGAAGAGTACGAAACAAGCCGGGATGGTGTACGGCGTAGTGGTCAATCTGATCGGCTGGATCGGAATCAGCCGCCTGTTCGCCCAGTTGGTCCCCGGATTGGAAGAGCTGTCGTCGTATGCCGACGTCGTTTCGCTTGTTTCTCCCCATGGCTGGGCGGTCCGCATCTGGCAGGAATCCATGGGCGGACAGCCGGTCTGGATCACCCTGGCCGCCATGATGGCCGTCAGCCTGATCCTCTTCGGGGTGGGAGTCCATAATTTCAACCGGCGGTTCGCCGGATAG
- a CDS encoding ABC transporter permease — translation MRLLDVTAKDVTQILRDWKSAAFLLGAPILFTVLMGVMMGGLADSSEAEPRLAVGVLDRDGGAAAQSLARLLELAEAVRPVTVGAEDAESLERQVAEGKLAAAVVVPEGFTDALLAGEDLQLEFLIDENSGASRNAENAVRAVVFRLMNAVRTALWSADIVAERDGFTDESDRRAYLEQALREAVGEWEAAPVALQLRSASPPEAGADAIPGGFAQSSPGNMVTFALAGLIGAAEIIVWEKKSGTLQRLLTTSISRAEILAGHFLAMFLMVFAQVVLLAVFGQLVFGLPYWQAPAALLLLAAAVTFWIAAMGLLIGVVARNPDQIAMMAIVPMMVLAGLGGAWMPLEVTGETFQAVGRLTPTYWAMHGMQNLILRGQGLPGVILPTLVLCGFGAAFIGLSAWRFHRE, via the coding sequence ATGCGATTACTCGATGTGACTGCGAAGGATGTTACCCAAATTCTGCGCGATTGGAAATCGGCGGCGTTTCTTCTCGGTGCGCCGATCCTCTTCACCGTTCTGATGGGCGTGATGATGGGCGGGCTGGCGGATTCCTCCGAAGCGGAGCCACGCCTGGCGGTGGGTGTGCTAGACCGCGACGGGGGGGCGGCGGCGCAAAGCCTGGCCCGGCTGCTGGAGCTGGCGGAAGCCGTGCGTCCGGTGACGGTCGGGGCGGAGGACGCCGAATCGCTGGAGCGGCAGGTGGCCGAGGGAAAACTGGCGGCGGCCGTCGTCGTTCCCGAAGGCTTCACCGACGCGCTGTTGGCGGGGGAGGATCTGCAGCTGGAATTTCTCATCGACGAGAATTCGGGCGCGTCCAGGAACGCGGAAAACGCCGTCCGGGCGGTCGTGTTCCGGCTGATGAATGCGGTCCGGACGGCGCTGTGGAGCGCCGATATCGTCGCTGAGCGGGACGGATTCACGGACGAATCGGACCGCCGCGCTTATCTGGAGCAAGCCCTCCGGGAAGCGGTCGGGGAGTGGGAGGCTGCGCCGGTCGCCCTGCAACTCCGCTCGGCCTCCCCGCCGGAAGCAGGGGCGGACGCGATCCCGGGCGGTTTCGCGCAGTCGTCCCCGGGAAATATGGTGACCTTTGCGCTGGCCGGATTGATCGGCGCGGCGGAAATCATCGTCTGGGAGAAAAAATCCGGCACCCTGCAGCGCCTGCTGACTACATCGATCTCGCGCGCGGAAATCCTGGCCGGGCATTTTCTGGCGATGTTCCTGATGGTCTTCGCGCAGGTGGTTTTGCTGGCCGTGTTCGGCCAATTGGTCTTTGGATTGCCGTACTGGCAGGCGCCCGCCGCGCTGCTGCTACTCGCCGCGGCGGTGACGTTCTGGATCGCGGCGATGGGGCTGCTGATCGGCGTGGTCGCGCGCAATCCCGATCAGATCGCGATGATGGCGATTGTCCCGATGATGGTGCTGGCCGGCTTGGGCGGAGCGTGGATGCCGCTGGAGGTGACCGGCGAGACGTTCCAGGCGGTGGGCCGTCTGACGCCCACCTACTGGGCGATGCACGGTATGCAGAACCTGATCCTGCGCGGGCAGGGCCTGCCGGGAGTGATCCTCCCGACGCTCGTCCTGTGCGGTTTCGGCGCGGCGTTCATCGGCTTGTCGGCGTGGAGGTTTCATCGGGAGTAG
- a CDS encoding AI-2E family transporter has protein sequence MNRPLDASPRWSTNAKLTVMLAVLAVIGYFLVRFQVLIMPLIMAFVLAYLLDPVVSFLTRRLRLSRTAAVLVLYGLVLLLLAGLASGAGLLLQQQMSGVLNTVTKFINSIPDWLDSLADEPLVLGPFTFDFSSPNAALLQDTLISGARDWIGGITDWMTTAASDIVAFFGWTAFTLIVTYYLLHDMDALKHSLILIFPEKHRGDIGRLFEELGPIWNAFLRGQILLSLIMGLAIGAAMTLLGVRYSAILGVMAAVAEFIPIVGANVVGATAVVIALFQPNNWLGLSPILFAVVVGVTGGVLQQLESNFLIPRVMGDQLKLHPAILIVGALVGFTLLGIPGLLLAGPIIASARLFAKYVHAKLFDLPPWPVEGGAQTPDLKTAAVRIRPARMSDRKDMLELTAQIWEGHDYTPQVWSEWLADREGLLAAAEADRRMIGFGKLTRLGPEEWWLEGLRVHPGYQGMKIGSRLSEHLLAEWKKHGGVIRLATSSQRLPVHRLCDRLGFRRAGVFRMTSAAPIEGGACEYEAAAKTDTPEATALWKERAAAWKIPNLVNDGWHWSTLTKAHLAEFVRRGDAWWWRGRSALLLTYDSEHDHKPSLEVAAVFSPPGSLAPMLRQLRVLAGKRGAVRAAWNVPDRPRLTDAARRAGFAEMVDHRLWLYERSDPPVL, from the coding sequence GTGAATCGACCTTTGGATGCCTCGCCGCGCTGGTCCACAAACGCCAAACTGACCGTCATGCTGGCCGTGCTGGCGGTGATCGGCTACTTCCTGGTGCGATTCCAGGTCCTGATCATGCCGCTCATCATGGCTTTCGTTCTGGCATACCTGCTCGACCCGGTGGTGAGTTTCCTGACCCGCCGCCTGCGGCTTTCCCGCACCGCAGCCGTCCTGGTCCTATATGGGTTGGTTCTATTGCTGTTGGCCGGCTTGGCCAGCGGCGCGGGCCTGTTGCTGCAGCAGCAGATGTCCGGCGTGCTGAACACGGTGACGAAATTCATCAACAGCATCCCGGACTGGCTCGATTCGCTGGCGGACGAACCGCTCGTTCTCGGGCCGTTCACCTTCGACTTCTCCTCCCCCAACGCCGCCCTCCTCCAGGATACGTTGATTTCCGGCGCCCGCGATTGGATCGGCGGGATTACCGACTGGATGACCACCGCCGCCTCCGACATCGTCGCCTTCTTCGGATGGACCGCCTTTACGCTGATCGTAACGTACTACCTCCTGCACGACATGGACGCCCTGAAGCACAGCCTAATCCTGATCTTCCCCGAAAAACACCGCGGAGACATTGGCCGGCTGTTCGAAGAGCTCGGGCCGATCTGGAACGCCTTCCTGCGCGGCCAGATTCTGCTCAGCCTGATCATGGGCCTGGCGATCGGGGCGGCGATGACCCTCCTGGGCGTGCGCTATTCCGCGATCCTCGGGGTGATGGCCGCCGTGGCCGAATTCATTCCGATCGTCGGGGCAAACGTGGTCGGCGCGACCGCGGTGGTGATCGCCCTCTTTCAGCCGAACAATTGGCTGGGGCTCTCTCCGATCCTGTTCGCGGTCGTGGTCGGCGTCACCGGCGGCGTGCTGCAGCAGTTGGAATCGAATTTTTTAATCCCGCGCGTGATGGGCGACCAACTCAAACTCCACCCGGCGATCCTGATCGTCGGCGCGCTGGTCGGATTCACCCTGCTCGGAATTCCGGGGCTGCTGCTCGCCGGACCGATCATCGCCTCGGCGCGCTTGTTCGCCAAATACGTCCACGCCAAACTGTTCGACCTCCCCCCTTGGCCCGTAGAGGGCGGCGCGCAGACCCCGGATTTGAAGACGGCCGCCGTCCGCATCCGCCCGGCGCGGATGTCGGACCGGAAGGACATGCTCGAGCTCACCGCCCAGATATGGGAGGGGCACGATTACACGCCGCAGGTTTGGTCCGAATGGCTGGCCGACCGCGAAGGCTTGCTGGCCGCGGCGGAGGCGGATCGCCGGATGATCGGATTCGGCAAGCTCACCCGCCTCGGCCCGGAGGAGTGGTGGCTGGAAGGATTGCGGGTCCATCCCGGATACCAGGGGATGAAGATCGGGTCCAGGTTGAGCGAGCATTTATTGGCGGAGTGGAAAAAACACGGCGGGGTGATCCGTCTGGCGACATCCTCCCAGCGCCTGCCGGTCCACCGGCTGTGCGACCGGCTGGGCTTCCGGCGGGCAGGGGTTTTCCGGATGACGTCGGCGGCGCCCATCGAGGGCGGCGCGTGCGAATATGAGGCCGCCGCCAAAACGGATACGCCGGAAGCGACCGCCCTGTGGAAGGAACGCGCCGCCGCCTGGAAGATTCCCAACCTGGTCAACGACGGCTGGCACTGGAGCACCCTCACCAAAGCCCATTTAGCCGAATTCGTCCGCCGCGGGGACGCCTGGTGGTGGCGGGGACGGTCCGCCCTGTTGTTGACCTACGATTCCGAGCACGACCATAAACCCAGCTTGGAAGTGGCGGCGGTCTTCTCGCCCCCCGGAAGTCTGGCTCCGATGCTGCGCCAATTGCGGGTGCTGGCCGGGAAGCGCGGCGCGGTCCGCGCGGCGTGGAACGTCCCCGACCGACCCCGCCTGACGGATGCCGCGCGGCGCGCCGGCTTCGCCGAGATGGTGGACCACCGGCTGTGGCTCTACGAGCGTTCCGATCCGCCCGTCCTATAA
- a CDS encoding polyribonucleotide nucleotidyltransferase produces MTTRKTYEAVVEGKTFLLTTGNLAANAGGAVTVRIGDSLLFASATMSRDPREGIDFFPLSVDYEERMYAGGQIPGSFFRREGRPSEAAILVARLTDRPLRPLFPKDLRNDVQVIMHAWSSDAQNPLDIPAIIGASAAITISDIPWGGPVGAVRIGRVDGRWVYNPVYEEIQRSELDLRVAGTREAILMVEAGADEAPEDLMREALQLAHRAIQPLIDAQEKMAAEAGKPKRDYQHFVLAQKVREAVSQKVGTRLADAFRDELDKAERQAILDAIEGEVLAGFANDVDMAEADLREAFYEMYRTEVRSRILNANQRTDGRRPDQIRPLSAEVDLSPRSHGSGLFTRGETQVLSFTTLGTPRDAQELDGLAPVDEKRYMHHYNFPPFCTGETKPLRGSSRREVGHGALAERALVPVLPAQEEFPYTIRVVSEVLSSNGSTSMASVCGSTLSLMDAGVPIHAPVAGIAMGLVKEGEKYVILTDIQGVEDHLGDMDFKVAGTAQGITALQMDIKIKGITPQIMGQALEQAQAARMRILEVIRGCLPAPRPDLKPHAPRMTILQIDPEKIGAVIGPGGKIIRKIQEDTGVKIDIEDDGKVYISAVDGPSAMEARKRVESLTETPVVGRIYTGKVVRVADFGAFVEILPNIDGLVHISQLDSSRIEKVEDVCRLGDELTVMVTGIDPEGKVRLSRAAVLEGWTAEEAAERDRKPSGGGRGNGPGGPRSSQRPGGARGRGSDRDERGGRRR; encoded by the coding sequence ATGACCACACGCAAGACGTACGAAGCGGTGGTGGAGGGTAAAACTTTCCTTCTCACCACCGGCAATCTCGCGGCCAACGCCGGCGGGGCGGTGACGGTGCGAATCGGCGATTCGCTGCTATTCGCCTCCGCCACCATGAGCCGGGATCCGCGCGAGGGGATCGACTTCTTCCCCCTCTCGGTGGATTACGAAGAGCGGATGTACGCCGGAGGGCAGATTCCCGGCTCCTTCTTCCGGCGCGAAGGCCGGCCCTCGGAGGCGGCGATCCTCGTCGCCCGCCTGACGGACAGACCGCTGCGGCCGCTGTTTCCCAAAGACCTGCGCAACGATGTTCAGGTGATCATGCATGCCTGGTCTTCGGATGCCCAGAATCCCCTGGACATCCCGGCGATCATCGGCGCCTCGGCTGCGATCACCATCTCCGACATCCCCTGGGGCGGGCCGGTCGGGGCGGTGCGCATCGGCAGGGTCGATGGCCGGTGGGTGTACAACCCGGTCTACGAGGAGATCCAGCGCTCGGAGCTGGACCTGCGGGTGGCCGGGACGCGCGAGGCGATTCTGATGGTCGAAGCCGGGGCCGACGAAGCGCCGGAAGACTTGATGCGCGAAGCCCTGCAGCTGGCTCACCGCGCGATCCAGCCGCTGATCGACGCCCAGGAGAAGATGGCCGCCGAGGCGGGCAAACCGAAGCGCGACTATCAACATTTTGTCCTGGCGCAAAAGGTCCGCGAGGCGGTGTCGCAGAAGGTGGGAACCCGGTTGGCGGACGCCTTCCGCGACGAGTTGGACAAGGCCGAGCGCCAGGCGATTCTCGACGCGATCGAAGGCGAAGTCCTGGCGGGTTTTGCCAACGACGTCGATATGGCGGAGGCCGACCTGCGCGAGGCGTTCTACGAGATGTACCGCACCGAAGTCCGCTCGCGAATCCTGAATGCGAACCAGCGCACCGACGGCCGCCGACCGGATCAGATCCGGCCGCTGAGCGCCGAGGTGGACCTCAGCCCGCGGTCCCACGGGTCGGGCCTGTTCACCCGCGGCGAGACGCAGGTGCTTTCGTTCACCACGCTCGGCACCCCGCGCGACGCCCAGGAACTCGACGGATTGGCGCCGGTCGACGAAAAGCGCTACATGCACCATTACAACTTCCCGCCCTTCTGCACCGGCGAGACCAAGCCCCTGCGCGGCTCTTCGCGCCGCGAGGTCGGCCACGGAGCGCTGGCGGAACGCGCGCTCGTTCCGGTCCTCCCCGCGCAGGAGGAGTTCCCCTACACCATTCGGGTGGTTTCGGAGGTGCTTTCCTCCAATGGCTCCACCTCGATGGCCTCCGTGTGCGGATCGACCCTCTCCTTGATGGACGCCGGAGTGCCGATCCATGCGCCGGTGGCCGGAATCGCGATGGGCCTGGTGAAGGAAGGCGAGAAGTACGTCATCCTGACCGACATCCAGGGCGTCGAGGATCACCTCGGCGACATGGATTTCAAGGTCGCCGGCACGGCGCAGGGGATCACCGCCCTGCAGATGGACATCAAGATCAAAGGCATCACCCCGCAGATCATGGGCCAGGCGCTGGAACAGGCGCAGGCGGCGCGGATGCGGATCCTGGAAGTGATCCGCGGATGCCTGCCCGCCCCGCGTCCGGACCTCAAGCCGCACGCGCCGCGGATGACGATCCTGCAGATCGATCCGGAAAAAATCGGCGCGGTGATCGGACCCGGCGGGAAAATCATCCGCAAGATCCAGGAGGACACCGGCGTCAAGATCGACATCGAAGACGACGGCAAAGTCTACATCTCCGCCGTCGACGGGCCGAGCGCGATGGAAGCCCGCAAGCGGGTCGAGAGCCTGACCGAGACTCCGGTGGTGGGGCGGATCTACACCGGCAAGGTCGTCCGCGTAGCGGATTTCGGCGCGTTCGTGGAGATCCTCCCGAACATCGACGGGCTGGTGCACATTTCACAGCTCGATTCGAGCCGGATCGAGAAGGTGGAAGACGTTTGCCGCCTGGGCGACGAATTGACAGTCATGGTGACCGGGATCGATCCAGAGGGCAAGGTCCGCCTTTCGCGGGCTGCGGTGCTGGAAGGCTGGACCGCGGAGGAGGCCGCCGAGCGCGACCGCAAACCCTCCGGCGGGGGACGCGGCAACGGCCCGGGCGGGCCGCGGTCGTCACAGCGTCCCGGCGGCGCCCGCGGCCGCGGATCCGACCGCGACGAGCGCGGTGGACGCCGACGGTAA